In Streptomyces sp. P9-A4, the genomic window GGCCTCCTGGAAGGTACGGGCGGTCCCGGCGCGCCAGGCCAGGGCCGGGGCCTCCAGGGCGCCGAGTCCGCCCGCGGGGCCCGTTCCGGCCCATACGGGTGCCAGGGCGGCCCGCACGGCGGCGGCCAGCTCCTCGGGGTCGGCGCCCCCGGCCCCGTACCCCTCCCGGCAGGAGGGGCAGAAGCAGAGCGACATCAGGAGCTGCTCGCGCTCGCCCAGGGCGACGCCGCCGGTCTTGTCGTGGGCGTGGAGATGGGCGAGGCCGTACCAGCCGCAGGACTCCAGTTCGGTGCCGGCCGCGCCGGGCCGTACGGCGGCCTCGGCGGCCAGGCCGACGAGCAGTTCGCGGACCTCGGGGCGGCCGACACAGGGCGCCCAGGGGTAGCGGTCGCCGTAGGCGTTGACGACGGAGGTGTCCGGATGCTCGGCGCCGAGGCGGGAGTTGTGGGCGAGGACGACCCAGCTGTGCACTTCGAGGCCCGTGCCGGCGAGCGCGTCGGCGGCCCGCCCGAAGGCGTCGCCGGGGGCCCACTCCCCCGCCGGGTAAGGGCGCAGCCGACGGCCCGCCCAGCGGTCCGGGTCCGGCGGGTAGAGCACGGCGGCGTGTTCGGCGGTGACGACCCGGTGGGCCGGGTGGCGGGGGGTGAGGGCGCGGGTGGAGTGGTAGGCGGCTGCGAGGGTGACCTGCGCGAGGCCGAGCCCGGCGAGGAGTCCGGGGGCCTCGGGGTCTCCGTCGATGTCCCAGGGGTAGACGAAGGCTCCGGTCCTCACGCTCCGGCCTCCTTGAGGAGGGCGCGGGCGCGCTCGACGAGCAGGGCGAGTTCCTCGACGTGTTCGGGGGCGGGTTCGCTCAGTGGCGGCCGTACCTCTCCCACCTCCAGGCCTCCCCGCCGTACCGCCGCCTTGACGAGCGAGACGGCGTATCCCCTGCCCCGGTCGCGGAGTTCGACCAGGGGCCGGTAGAAGACGTCGACGAGCAGGTTCACGGTGGTGTCGTCGCCGGCGGCGAGGGCGCGGTGATAGGCGAGGGCGATGTCGGGGGCGAAGCAGAAGACGGCGGAGGAGTAGAGGGAGACACCGATGCCCCGGTAGGCGGCGCCGGTGAGTTCGGCGGTCGGCAGGCCGTTGAAGTACAGGAGGTCGAGGCCTTCGGCGCGGACGGCGCTGACGATCCGCTGCATGAGGCCGAGGTCGCCCAGGCCGTCCTTGATGCCGATGACGCCGTCGGTGCGGGCGAGGGCGACGGCGGTGGCGGGGGTGAGGACCGCGTTGTCGCGCTGGTAGACGATGACGTCGAGCGAGGTGGCGGCGGCGAGTTCGGTGTAGTGGCGGAGCAGTCCGGCCTGGTCGGCGACGACGAGGTACGGGGGCATGGCGAGGAGTCCGTCGGCGCCGGCCTCCTCGGCGAGGCGGGCGTACCGGATCGCGAGCGCGGTGCCGTATCCGGCGCCGGCGACGACGGGGACGCGGCCCTCGGCCGCCTCGACGGCGGCGGCGACGCAGTCCCGGAACTCCTCGGGGGTGAGGGCGTGGAACTCTCCGGTGCCGCAGCAGGCGAAGACGGCGGCGGCGCCCGCGTCCACGCCCGCGCGTACATGGGCGCGGAGGACGTCGAGGTCGACGGAGCCGTCGGGCGCGAAGGCGGTGACGGGGAAGAACAGCAGGCCGTCGAGCCGGCCGGCGAGCGGGGCAGTGGTCACGGGCGCTCCCAGGGAAGTCCGTCGTGCACAGCCGCTGTGCACAATTCTGACTGTCGTCCATATTCTTGAACGATTCCGTCACGCACGCTAGATCAGCCCGGAACAGGGGTCAAGGAGAGAACCCGTCGCACGGCCGACCCTTGACGCTCCGTCGGACCGCTCCCTAGCGTGTCCACGGTTGTGAATGCCACTCAACGGAGGAGATGCGTTCCCATGTCCGTCCCCCGCACCGTCCTGCTCACCGGCGCCGCCGGGGGCGTCGGCACGCTGATGCGGGAGCTGCTGCCCCCGTACGGCTACGAGCTCCGCCTCCTGGACGTCGCCCCCGTGCCGGGGGCGACGGACGCGATCGTGGCCGACCTCGCGGACCGCGCGGCGCTGCGCGAGGCGGTCCGGGGCGTCGACGCGATCGTGCATCTCGCGGGCATCTCCCTGGAGTCGACCTTCGACAAGATCATGGCCGCCAACATCGCGGGGACGTACAACCTGTACGAGGCCGCGCGCGAGGAGGGCGTGCGGCGCGTGGTCCTCGCCTCCAGCAACCACGCCGTCGGCTTCACCCGGCGGCCCCGCGAGGGCGAGCCGCTCGTCCCGGTCGACACCCCGCACCGCCCCGACACCTTCTACGGCCTCTCCAAGTGCTTCGGGGAGGATCTGGCGCAGCTCTACTGGGACCTGCACGGCATCGAGACCGTCTCGGTCCGCATCGGCTCCTGCTTCCCGGAGCCCACCTCGGTCCGGATGCTGTCGCTGTGGCTCAGCCCCGCCGACTGCGCCCGGCTGCTGCACGCCACCCTCACCGCCGAGGACGTGGCCCACACGGTGGTGTACGGCTCCTCCGCCAACACGCGCGCGTGGTGGGACCTCTCCACGGCGCGGGCGCTCGGCTTCGACCCGCAGGACGACTCGGAGCCGTACGCGGAGAAGGTCGTCGCGGAGAAGGGCTTCCCCCCGGAGGGCAGCGCCGACGACCTCTACCTGGGCGGCCACTTCTGCGTGACGCCGCCTCAGTGGCCGCACTGATCCGCGGCGGACCACCGCGGTGACCGCACCCGACGGTGCGGAAGTACACAGGACCCGGCCGGACTGATACGGGGGAGCCGGCCGGGGCCCGGGTCGCGGGTGCGGCTGGCGCACCGGACCTGCTCACCGTAGGCCCGGACGAAGATCATCGCGAGCCGCGGAACGCGACACCTGTCCGGAATGCGCGGTGGGTTGGCTCAAAGAAGCACACCCGCCGTGCGTGCCCCCGGCTTCGGCTCCGCTCAGCGGGACGCGCGCAGGGTGCAGGACGGCGACTCGCCGAACTTCTCCCGGTAGCGGGCAGCGAAGCGCCCCTGGTGGGCGAAGCCCCAGCGCCAGGCGACCTCGCTCACGCTCACCCCGTCCGGCGCCGCCGCCCGCAGCTCCTCGCGGACCCGGTCGAGGCGGACCTCGCGGACGTACGCCATCGGGGACATCCCCACGTACTCCCGGAACGACTCCTGGAGGCGGCGCACGCTCACCCGGGCCAGGACGGCGAGTTCGGTGGTCGTGAACGGGTGCTCGGGGCGCTCCCGCACCGCGTCCATCACGCGTTTGACCGGGGCCGGGCGCCGCGGCTCCCCCGGGTGGGCCAGCGCCTCGCGCCAGGGGTGCTCGGCGGCCAGCAGCAGCCCGTTGAGCAGCGCCTCCTGGAGGGGCGCGGCCACCAGCTCGTGCCGGGCGAGGCCGTTCCCCGCGAGCGCCTCGGCCGCGACCTGGCGGGCGAAGCGCACCCAGCTGAGACCGGGCCCGCGCGTGATGTCCAGGACGGGGCCCAGGATCAGCGGGCCCCGGGGCGGCCGGCCGATCAGCCGCTCCAGCCGGTCGCGCAGGGCGGCCGCCCCGATCTTCACCGCGAGGGTCCGGCAGTCCCCGCTCCAGCAGTCGAGGAAGGTGTCACCGGCCGGGTCGAGCAGCACGGCCTCGCCGGGCGTCGCGACGAGCGGGGAGCCGCCCTGGCGCATCTCCATCGTGCCGCTGAACGGCGCGTTCAGGTGGTACGCGCCCAGCTCCCCGAAGCTCATCCGCACATCGGCCCCGCAGCTCAGGTCGCCGATCACCAGCGGACCGAGCGCGACGGTGTCGAAGCGGGCCACGAAGGGGCGCCGCTCGCGGTCGACGACGTCCATGCGGTTCGCGTAGTAGCGGGCGTCCAGCTCGCCGCGCGCCTCGTCCACGTCCCGTGTCCGGAAACAGCTCCCACCTACCGGGTCCACCGCGCCCACACCGCCCCCTGCCCCCACCGGTACCACCGGCCCCTCCACCCCCACTGCACCCATGGGTCGAAAGAATATTCATATGACGGATCTGACCGGGAACGGCAGGATGCCCGGCATGCCACGACCTCATGGATTCACGTACGAGCGGCGCCGGGACGGCTCCGTCGCCCTCACCCACCTGGGGCGGCCCGCCGGCGTGCTGCGCGGCGGACGCGCCGAGAAGTTCCTCGCGGAGGTCGAGTCGGGGGACGCCCAGCTGATCATGGCCCGCTGGACGGGCTCGTACCGCTTCGGCAACGAGCGGCAGGCGAGGAACCACCCGCGCAACCAGGGCGGCCGGTGACCGAGGCCATCCCGGCCGCCGACAGCCGTTCGAGGATGGCCGGTAATCAAGGTGGCCGAACCGGAGGAGGGTAAGGGAACGGCAAAGGCGCCCGGCTCGTTACCCCAGGCATGACCGCTATGACCCCCGGCTCGAACATCCCTCTCACCGTCGCACGCGTGGCGGTGGACGTCGCCGCCCCGGTGCGGCTCGACGTCTCGGGCCTGCTGCTCGGCGCCAACGGCAAGGTGCGCTCGGACGACGACTTCATCTTCTACAACCAGCCGTCCGGCCCCGGCGTCACCTACCGCTCCGGCGGCGGCGCCGCCCCCGACGCGATCCTGGTCGACACCGGCGCCGTCCCGGCCGGCGTCGAGAGGATCGTCGTCACCGCGAGCCCGGACGCCGCGGGCCAGACCTTCCAGGGCATCGAGCCCACGGCCACCGTGCGCAACGCCGACGACGGCACCGTCCTCGCCACCTTCACCCCGCCGCAGCTCTCCACCGAGACCGCGCTCGTCGTCGTCGAGATCTATCTGCGCAACGGCGCGTGGAAGGCCCGCGCCGTCGGCCAGGGCTATGCGAACGGGCTGGCCGGCATCGCCACGGACTTCGGCGTCTCGGTGGACGAGGAGCCCGCCGCCACCCCGGCCGCGCCCGTCGCCCCGGCCGCGCCCGTCGCCCCGCCCGCCCCGGTCGCGCCCCCGGCCCCGCCGCTCGCCCCTCCGGTGCCGCCCGTCGATCCCCGGATCGTCGCCGCCACGCCGCCGCCCGCTCCCCCGGCCGCCGCCCCCGCC contains:
- a CDS encoding NAD-dependent epimerase/dehydratase family protein, yielding MSVPRTVLLTGAAGGVGTLMRELLPPYGYELRLLDVAPVPGATDAIVADLADRAALREAVRGVDAIVHLAGISLESTFDKIMAANIAGTYNLYEAAREEGVRRVVLASSNHAVGFTRRPREGEPLVPVDTPHRPDTFYGLSKCFGEDLAQLYWDLHGIETVSVRIGSCFPEPTSVRMLSLWLSPADCARLLHATLTAEDVAHTVVYGSSANTRAWWDLSTARALGFDPQDDSEPYAEKVVAEKGFPPEGSADDLYLGGHFCVTPPQWPH
- a CDS encoding TerD family protein, producing MTAMTPGSNIPLTVARVAVDVAAPVRLDVSGLLLGANGKVRSDDDFIFYNQPSGPGVTYRSGGGAAPDAILVDTGAVPAGVERIVVTASPDAAGQTFQGIEPTATVRNADDGTVLATFTPPQLSTETALVVVEIYLRNGAWKARAVGQGYANGLAGIATDFGVSVDEEPAATPAAPVAPAAPVAPPAPVAPPAPPLAPPVPPVDPRIVAATPPPAPPAAAPAPVSTGKINLDKGRVSLQKNQTVSLVKGGRPLLSQVKMGLGWEPAYRGKDIDLDASVIAYGPQRNHQDSCYFGKLSILNGSVKHSGDNLTGEGAGDDEVIVVDLGRLPADTTGLVFTVNSFSGQKFTEVAKAYCRLIDAATGEELVRFDLTTAEPQTGVMMAKLIKQFSGEWEMTAMGEFVKSRTVRGMVKPAAQAL
- a CDS encoding AraC family transcriptional regulator, with amino-acid sequence MDEARGELDARYYANRMDVVDRERRPFVARFDTVALGPLVIGDLSCGADVRMSFGELGAYHLNAPFSGTMEMRQGGSPLVATPGEAVLLDPAGDTFLDCWSGDCRTLAVKIGAAALRDRLERLIGRPPRGPLILGPVLDITRGPGLSWVRFARQVAAEALAGNGLARHELVAAPLQEALLNGLLLAAEHPWREALAHPGEPRRPAPVKRVMDAVRERPEHPFTTTELAVLARVSVRRLQESFREYVGMSPMAYVREVRLDRVREELRAAAPDGVSVSEVAWRWGFAHQGRFAARYREKFGESPSCTLRASR
- a CDS encoding 5-dehydro-4-deoxyglucarate dehydratase yields the protein MTTAPLAGRLDGLLFFPVTAFAPDGSVDLDVLRAHVRAGVDAGAAAVFACCGTGEFHALTPEEFRDCVAAAVEAAEGRVPVVAGAGYGTALAIRYARLAEEAGADGLLAMPPYLVVADQAGLLRHYTELAAATSLDVIVYQRDNAVLTPATAVALARTDGVIGIKDGLGDLGLMQRIVSAVRAEGLDLLYFNGLPTAELTGAAYRGIGVSLYSSAVFCFAPDIALAYHRALAAGDDTTVNLLVDVFYRPLVELRDRGRGYAVSLVKAAVRRGGLEVGEVRPPLSEPAPEHVEELALLVERARALLKEAGA